From the Polaribacter tangerinus genome, the window CTAGCACTACAGCATCTTTTGCTAAGTATTCTTTTATTTCTACACTCATATTTTTTTTCTTAAACAGGTCTAAAAATCCCATGTTATCATATTTAATGTTGACACAAATTTAAACCATTTTCTATTAATTTTGTGTAGCTTTTGTTACATTTTAATGTTTCTAATGAGGCTAAAATAGTAGTTTGTAAAGAATAATTTTCTTTTAAGGCTAATTCATAAAGTTCTAATCGAAGTAACCAATCTAAGGGGAACTTATCTTCTAATATGGTAAAAATAGTTAAAATATCTGCTTCGGAATAAGAAGTACTTTCTCTCATTTTTCTAACCTCCTTGTACAAGCTATATAATTCTAAATCCTTAGCTGCATAAGTAATTTTATGTGTTTTTGTTTTAGAAATGGCAGAAGAATCCTCAAATGATAAAACATCTGCTGCACCAGCATAAGCAGATACTATGTCTTTACCAACAGCCATATCGTAAATGCCCCAGCTAGGCTCGAAAAGTACTTTGTCTTTGTATGTTACAGTGCAATTTTCGAAAGAAATAAGTAAAATTTTTCCCCTCAAATCTCGTGTACCAGTAATTGCTTTCCCTTTCACAACCACACCACTCTCAAATTCTAGTGTCATAAACTCCCCTTCGTATATTCCGTATGCTTTTAAGTCTCTTGGACTCATGTCTTCTATTGGTAAGTTAATCCCTTTTAATTTACCAACCGGGCTTCCAAATCCGTTTTTATGAGTTGCTATTCCATGACCTATCAACTCTTTGTCTCTATTTGCTAAAGCTGTTGTACCGTTGGTTTGAAAGTAAGCTACCTTATTATTTTTATATTGAATTACATTGGTAAAAATTCCAGATACTTGTAAACCTGTAGAAAGTTCTATGGTTCCTAGATTTTCGGAATTTATCAACTTTTGAACCCCTTTTAAACCACCAGTTCTAAGGGCCATTGTATTGGCAAATTCATCTAAAACTAAACTTAAATAAGCAAAGTCTGGAGTA encodes:
- a CDS encoding aromatic amino acid hydroxylase, producing MHFELNDVTKKLPKHLHKFVVKQPYEEYTAQNQAVWRYVMRMNVDYLSEVAHNSYIDGLKKTGISVEKIPHMEGMNRILKEIGWAAVSVDGFIPPNAFMEFQAYNVLVIASDMRTINHIEYTPAPDIIHEAAGHAPIIANPEYAEYLRRFGEIGSKAISSAKDFEMYEAIRLLSILKENPNATQNEIEEAQKEVERLQDTMGELSEMAMIRNLHWWTVEYGLIGTLHQPKIYGAGLLSSIGESAWCMQEEVKKVPYSLDAATVNFDITKPQPQLFVTPDFAYLSLVLDEFANTMALRTGGLKGVQKLINSENLGTIELSTGLQVSGIFTNVIQYKNNKVAYFQTNGTTALANRDKELIGHGIATHKNGFGSPVGKLKGINLPIEDMSPRDLKAYGIYEGEFMTLEFESGVVVKGKAITGTRDLRGKILLISFENCTVTYKDKVLFEPSWGIYDMAVGKDIVSAYAGAADVLSFEDSSAISKTKTHKITYAAKDLELYSLYKEVRKMRESTSYSEADILTIFTILEDKFPLDWLLRLELYELALKENYSLQTTILASLETLKCNKSYTKLIENGLNLCQH